Proteins encoded within one genomic window of Polaribacter sp. NJDZ03:
- the priA gene encoding primosomal protein N' — MSHFIDVILPIPIQKTFTYSVTEDEANFLKKGMRVAVSFGKSKMYSALVLNIHKTRPVLYEAKEIHQILDEVPLVNELQLKHWQWISNYYVCSLGDVYRAALPSAFLLESETIINKNEDFSDDAILADDEFLIFEALQHQSQLTIHQVIAILGKQKVMPIINSLIKKEAIIIKEEIYEQYKPKLVKYVRLHADYSSDDSLGKLLEELSRAKKQREAVLGYFQLSTSKKPIKAKDLEEKATVSATILKSLVDKNIFEFYHIQTDRIEFNGDTNDLKVLNEFQEKALSEIKETFKEKDVTLLHGITSSGKTEVYTKLIQEVLDQGKQVVFLLPEIALTTQIITRLQFYFGEQISVFHSKYSMNERVEVWNNVLENKPKARIILGARSSIFLPFSNLGLIVVDEEHETSYKQFEPSPRYNARDSAIVLAKLHNAKILLGSATPSIETYFNAQQNKYGLVTLNRRHGNVQLPKIELIDVKEKQRKKEMTGHFSDRLLKLIQEALDLKEQVILFQNRRGFSPVVECNTCGVSPECPNCDVSLTYHKFRHELRCHYCNYQRSMPNSCGACGSNTLDNKGFGTEQIELELTALFPDFKIGRMDLDTTRGKYGYQKIIGAFEAKEIDVLVGTQMLSKGLDFENVTLVGIINADSMLNFPDFRAHERAYDMMVQVSGRAGRSKKQGNVAIQTYNPHHKILQQVSTTSYAEMYKEQLQERWQYKYPPYYRLIKITLKHKDYNKVDSGVNWLFKALSSSFGENVLGPTAPAVSRVRNQYIKNIVIKIPPKQNLAQTKKQLQKIKDTFEAVKDFRPIRFITDVDAY, encoded by the coding sequence TTGTCACATTTCATAGACGTCATACTACCTATTCCTATCCAGAAAACATTTACGTATTCTGTTACAGAAGATGAAGCTAATTTTCTAAAAAAAGGAATGCGTGTTGCAGTTTCTTTTGGAAAATCTAAAATGTATTCTGCTTTAGTTTTAAACATTCATAAAACTAGGCCTGTTTTGTATGAAGCCAAAGAAATTCATCAGATTTTAGATGAAGTTCCTTTGGTAAATGAATTACAATTAAAACATTGGCAATGGATTTCTAATTATTATGTATGTTCTTTAGGTGATGTGTATAGAGCTGCTTTGCCTTCTGCCTTTTTGTTAGAAAGCGAAACCATTATCAATAAAAATGAAGATTTTTCTGATGATGCTATTTTAGCAGATGATGAGTTTTTAATTTTTGAAGCTTTACAACATCAATCTCAATTAACCATTCATCAAGTAATTGCTATTTTAGGAAAGCAAAAAGTAATGCCTATAATAAACTCTTTAATCAAAAAAGAAGCAATTATAATTAAAGAAGAAATTTACGAACAGTACAAACCAAAACTGGTGAAATATGTTCGTTTACATGCAGATTATTCTTCGGATGATTCTTTAGGTAAACTATTAGAAGAATTATCTAGAGCAAAAAAACAACGGGAAGCTGTTTTAGGTTATTTTCAATTATCTACTTCTAAAAAACCAATAAAAGCAAAAGATTTAGAAGAAAAAGCAACTGTTTCTGCTACCATTTTAAAATCTTTGGTTGATAAAAATATTTTTGAATTTTACCACATTCAAACAGATAGAATTGAGTTTAATGGAGACACCAATGATTTAAAAGTGCTAAATGAATTTCAAGAAAAAGCACTTTCAGAAATTAAGGAAACCTTTAAAGAAAAAGACGTTACACTTTTACACGGAATTACAAGTTCTGGTAAAACGGAGGTATATACAAAGTTAATTCAAGAAGTATTAGACCAAGGTAAACAAGTAGTATTCTTGTTGCCAGAAATTGCATTAACTACGCAAATAATTACACGTTTACAGTTTTATTTTGGAGAACAAATTTCTGTTTTTCACTCTAAATATTCTATGAATGAACGTGTAGAAGTTTGGAATAATGTTTTAGAAAACAAACCAAAAGCACGCATTATTTTAGGGGCTCGTTCATCTATCTTTTTACCTTTTTCTAATTTAGGTTTAATTGTGGTTGATGAAGAACACGAAACTTCTTATAAACAATTTGAGCCTTCACCTAGATACAATGCACGAGATTCTGCTATTGTTTTAGCAAAACTTCATAATGCTAAAATCTTATTGGGTTCTGCTACTCCATCTATAGAAACCTATTTTAATGCACAACAAAATAAATATGGTTTAGTTACATTAAATCGTCGTCATGGAAATGTACAATTACCAAAAATAGAATTAATAGACGTAAAGGAAAAGCAGCGAAAAAAGGAAATGACTGGTCATTTTTCTGATCGTTTGCTAAAACTAATTCAGGAAGCTTTAGACTTAAAAGAACAAGTAATTTTGTTTCAGAATAGACGTGGGTTTTCACCAGTGGTAGAATGTAATACTTGTGGAGTATCACCAGAATGCCCAAATTGTGATGTCAGTTTAACCTATCATAAATTTAGACACGAACTGCGTTGTCATTATTGTAACTATCAAAGATCCATGCCAAATAGTTGTGGTGCTTGTGGTAGCAACACTTTAGACAATAAAGGTTTTGGAACCGAGCAAATTGAATTAGAATTAACAGCCTTATTTCCCGATTTTAAAATTGGAAGAATGGATTTAGATACCACTCGTGGAAAATATGGGTATCAAAAAATAATTGGTGCTTTTGAAGCCAAAGAAATAGATGTTTTAGTGGGAACGCAAATGCTTTCTAAAGGGTTAGATTTTGAGAATGTAACATTAGTTGGCATTATAAATGCAGATTCTATGTTAAATTTTCCAGATTTTAGAGCACATGAACGCGCGTATGATATGATGGTGCAAGTTTCTGGAAGAGCAGGAAGAAGTAAAAAACAAGGAAATGTAGCCATACAAACCTACAACCCTCATCATAAAATATTGCAGCAAGTATCTACTACAAGTTATGCCGAAATGTATAAAGAACAATTGCAAGAACGCTGGCAATATAAATATCCGCCTTATTATAGGTTGATAAAAATCACCCTAAAACACAAAGATTATAACAAAGTTGATAGTGGTGTAAATTGGCTTTTTAAAGCATTGTCTAGTTCTTTTGGTGAAAACGTTTTAGGCCCAACTGCACCAGCTGTTTCTAGAGTTAGAAACCAATATATTAAGAATATTGTCATTAAAATTCCGCCAAAACAAAATTTAGCACAAACAAAAAAACAACTTCAAAAGATAAAAGATACTTTTGAAGCTGTTAAAGATTTTAGACCTATCCGATTTATTACGGATGTGGATGCGTATTGA
- a CDS encoding GlmU family protein translates to MNYILFDGDVRNALLPFTYTKPVADIRIGILTIREKWEKYLGLTTTTITQEYLEEKYPMVEMEENILINASFCPTENLIEKVKNLSKNEAIFKGDDVIAFFTSDSQEEVNFDEYTQIEFDEDLIQVKNTWDIFSLNEKAIQQDFDLITEGRESEPIPEGTRYLNKENIFIEEGAEITFATLNASTGPIYIGKDAVVMENSAIRGPFAMCENAVVKLGTKIFGATTLGPYCKVGGEISNAVLFAYSSKGHDGYLGNSVIGEWCNLGADTNNSNLKNNYAEVKLWDYETGRFAKTGLQFCGLMMGDHSKCGINTMFNTGTVVGVSANIFGSGFPRNFIPSFSWGGASGFTEYKTNKVFEVAEVVMKRRDMIFDEKDQKILEHVFEETKKYRNY, encoded by the coding sequence ATGAATTATATTCTATTTGATGGAGATGTTAGAAACGCTCTATTACCTTTTACATATACAAAACCAGTTGCAGACATTAGAATAGGAATATTAACCATTAGAGAAAAATGGGAAAAATATTTAGGTTTAACAACCACAACTATTACTCAGGAATATTTAGAAGAAAAATATCCGATGGTAGAAATGGAAGAAAATATTTTAATCAACGCCTCTTTTTGTCCGACTGAAAATTTGATTGAAAAAGTAAAAAATTTATCAAAAAATGAAGCTATTTTTAAAGGTGATGATGTCATTGCTTTTTTTACTTCAGATTCTCAAGAAGAAGTGAATTTTGATGAGTATACTCAAATTGAGTTTGATGAAGATTTAATACAAGTTAAAAACACGTGGGATATTTTTTCTTTAAATGAAAAAGCCATTCAACAAGATTTCGATTTAATTACAGAAGGAAGAGAATCGGAACCTATACCAGAAGGTACAAGGTATTTGAATAAAGAAAATATTTTTATAGAAGAAGGAGCAGAAATTACTTTTGCAACTTTAAACGCATCTACAGGGCCTATTTATATTGGTAAAGATGCTGTTGTTATGGAAAATTCTGCAATTAGAGGACCTTTTGCTATGTGTGAAAATGCCGTTGTAAAATTAGGGACAAAAATATTTGGAGCAACCACTTTAGGACCTTATTGTAAAGTAGGTGGTGAGATAAGTAATGCTGTTTTATTTGCATATTCAAGTAAAGGACACGATGGTTATCTTGGAAATTCGGTAATAGGAGAATGGTGTAATTTAGGTGCAGATACTAATAACTCTAATCTTAAAAATAACTATGCAGAAGTAAAATTATGGGATTATGAAACTGGTCGTTTTGCCAAAACAGGCTTACAGTTTTGTGGTTTAATGATGGGAGATCACTCTAAATGTGGTATTAACACTATGTTTAATACAGGTACGGTAGTTGGTGTAAGTGCTAATATTTTTGGTAGTGGATTTCCAAGGAATTTTATTCCGTCTTTTAGTTGGGGAGGCGCTTCTGGATTTACAGAATATAAAACCAATAAAGTTTTTGAAGTGGCAGAAGTGGTTATGAAGCGTAGAGATATGATTTTTGATGAAAAAGATCAAAAAATATTAGAACACGTTTTTGAAGAAACGAAAAAATATAGAAATTACTAA
- a CDS encoding cation-translocating P-type ATPase: MKEQYKVAGMTCASCAISIESYLKPQKGILEVAVNYPNQSVTIKYDENTISLETISKKVKEIGFKLITGNRKDTKKEFEILEKKRLISLKRKLIFAAIFSVPIFIMSMFLMGKIPYENWIMMLLALPVLFYSGSEFYTIAWKRLKKFSTNMDTLVALSTGIAFLFSVFNTINPQYFLSKGLVPHVYFESAVIIITLILLGRFFEEKAKSKTSSAIKKLMGLQPKKVTAIRNGEEKVITYDEILKGELIILKPGDKIPVDGKVKKGISFIDESMISGEPIPVEKIKGSKVFAGTINQKGSLRIIANKIGDETLLSQIIKLVEEAQSSKPTIQKMADKIAGIFVPVVISLALITAVLWYLLGPEPSLTYALLTPITVLIIACPCALGLATPTALMVGIGKGAQQGILIKDAQALETAYKIDTLILDKTGTITEGKPKVTDLIWDKNTSSTELQKVVLAIETQSEHPIAEAIVAYLKELDTKSVAIDSFLSITGLGAEAKFNEELYYIGNESLMLQKDITIPIDLNTKANELKIEAKTVVYVAHQNNVVGIIAVADKVKETTLAAIQKLQQMGIDIYMLTGDNEQTAKAISNKVGIKNYKANVMPADKGAFVKELQAQGKIVAMAGDGINDSHALAQANVGIAMGSGTDIAMESAGITLMHSDLKQISKAILLSKETMKTIKQNLFWAFIYNIIAIPIAAGALYPINGFLLNPMIAGAAMSMSSISVLSNSLRLKNKKLN, translated from the coding sequence ATGAAAGAACAATATAAAGTAGCTGGAATGACTTGTGCGTCGTGTGCAATTAGTATAGAATCTTATTTAAAACCACAGAAAGGGATTTTGGAAGTTGCTGTAAATTACCCAAATCAATCGGTAACCATAAAGTACGATGAAAATACTATTTCACTTGAAACAATTTCTAAAAAAGTAAAGGAAATAGGTTTTAAACTAATTACAGGAAATAGGAAAGACACTAAAAAGGAGTTTGAAATATTAGAGAAAAAAAGATTGATTTCCCTTAAAAGGAAGTTGATTTTCGCTGCTATATTTTCTGTACCTATTTTTATCATGTCTATGTTTCTTATGGGAAAAATACCTTATGAAAACTGGATTATGATGCTACTTGCACTGCCTGTTTTATTTTATAGTGGATCAGAATTTTATACGATTGCTTGGAAAAGGTTAAAGAAGTTTTCCACAAATATGGATACACTTGTGGCATTAAGTACCGGAATTGCATTTTTATTCAGTGTTTTTAATACCATAAATCCGCAATATTTTTTAAGTAAAGGACTTGTGCCGCATGTGTATTTCGAATCGGCAGTAATTATTATAACCTTAATTCTATTAGGACGTTTTTTTGAAGAAAAAGCAAAAAGTAAAACATCTTCAGCCATTAAGAAATTAATGGGTTTACAACCTAAAAAAGTAACAGCTATTAGAAATGGAGAAGAAAAAGTAATTACGTATGATGAAATTTTAAAAGGAGAACTGATCATTTTAAAACCAGGAGATAAAATTCCTGTAGATGGAAAAGTAAAAAAAGGAATCTCTTTTATTGATGAAAGCATGATTTCTGGAGAACCGATTCCTGTTGAAAAAATAAAAGGAAGTAAAGTGTTTGCTGGTACCATTAATCAAAAAGGATCTTTAAGAATTATTGCCAATAAAATTGGTGATGAAACTTTGCTTTCTCAAATAATTAAATTAGTAGAAGAAGCGCAATCTAGCAAACCAACCATTCAAAAAATGGCAGATAAAATTGCAGGAATTTTTGTTCCGGTTGTAATTAGTTTGGCTTTAATTACTGCTGTTTTATGGTATTTATTAGGTCCAGAACCATCATTAACGTACGCATTACTAACGCCAATTACGGTTCTAATAATTGCTTGTCCGTGTGCGCTAGGTTTGGCAACGCCAACAGCTTTAATGGTAGGAATAGGAAAAGGAGCACAGCAAGGAATTTTAATTAAAGACGCACAAGCGCTAGAAACAGCATATAAAATTGATACTTTAATTTTAGATAAAACAGGTACTATAACAGAAGGGAAACCAAAAGTAACCGATTTAATTTGGGATAAAAACACTTCATCCACCGAATTACAAAAAGTAGTTTTGGCGATAGAAACACAGTCAGAACATCCTATTGCAGAAGCAATTGTAGCTTATTTAAAAGAGTTAGATACTAAAAGTGTTGCTATCGATTCTTTCTTAAGTATCACTGGTTTAGGCGCAGAAGCAAAATTTAATGAAGAACTCTATTACATAGGTAATGAAAGTTTAATGCTTCAAAAGGATATTACAATTCCGATTGATTTAAACACAAAAGCAAACGAATTAAAAATAGAAGCTAAAACGGTCGTTTATGTAGCGCATCAAAATAATGTTGTGGGTATTATTGCAGTGGCCGATAAAGTAAAAGAAACAACACTTGCAGCCATTCAAAAATTACAGCAAATGGGTATCGATATATACATGCTTACGGGTGATAATGAACAAACGGCAAAAGCTATTTCCAACAAAGTTGGGATAAAAAACTATAAAGCCAATGTAATGCCAGCAGACAAAGGTGCTTTTGTTAAAGAACTACAAGCACAGGGAAAAATTGTAGCAATGGCGGGAGACGGTATAAACGATTCTCATGCTTTGGCACAAGCTAATGTTGGTATTGCCATGGGAAGCGGAACAGATATTGCTATGGAAAGTGCTGGAATTACCTTAATGCATTCCGATTTAAAACAGATTTCTAAAGCCATTTTATTGTCTAAAGAAACGATGAAAACTATAAAACAGAACTTATTCTGGGCATTTATTTATAATATTATTGCAATACCAATTGCTGCAGGAGCGTTATATCCTATCAATGGTTTTTTATTAAACCCAATGATTGCGGGTGCAGCCATGTCTATGAGTTCTATTTCTGTACTCTCTAACAGTTTAAGATTAAAAAATAAAAAATTAAATTAA
- a CDS encoding TrkA family potassium uptake protein, producing MKYIIVGLGNFGGPLAEKLTTQGNEVIGIDSNMAKVEMYKERISHTICMDSTDESTVSGLPLSDTDIVIIAFGQDQGANVMTTALFKNLQVKRLISRAINPLHEKVLNAIGIEEIVHPEEESAERWAKKLCLTNVVDSFELSADFSIIEVNIPTRYIGSSIKEIQLRRKYNILALTTIKKTKVKTVVGRSRNEEQVQGVIAPDTVLDENDILVIYGANKDLRNFTNQ from the coding sequence ATGAAGTATATTATTGTAGGACTAGGAAATTTTGGAGGGCCTTTAGCTGAGAAATTAACAACGCAAGGAAATGAAGTTATAGGAATAGACAGTAATATGGCAAAAGTAGAAATGTATAAAGAAAGAATTTCACATACTATTTGTATGGATTCTACAGATGAATCTACTGTTTCTGGGCTCCCTTTAAGTGATACAGATATTGTTATTATTGCCTTTGGCCAAGACCAAGGTGCCAATGTAATGACAACCGCTTTGTTTAAAAATTTGCAAGTAAAACGCTTAATTAGTAGAGCAATTAATCCTTTACACGAAAAAGTTTTAAATGCCATTGGTATTGAAGAAATTGTGCATCCGGAAGAAGAATCTGCAGAACGATGGGCAAAAAAATTATGTTTAACAAACGTGGTAGATTCTTTTGAGTTAAGTGCAGATTTTAGTATTATAGAAGTAAATATTCCTACAAGATACATTGGTAGCAGTATTAAAGAAATTCAGTTGCGTAGAAAGTATAATATCTTAGCCTTAACTACCATTAAAAAAACAAAAGTAAAAACAGTTGTAGGAAGATCTAGAAATGAAGAACAAGTACAAGGTGTTATTGCACCAGATACTGTTCTTGATGAAAATGATATTTTAGTAATTTATGGTGCGAATAAAGATTTAAGAAACTTTACAAACCAATAA
- a CDS encoding acyl-CoA thioesterase, protein MTKQFKYIKESQVKIMELMKPSNSNFSGKIHGGYILNLMDQIAFACASKHSGNYCVTASVNKVDFLNPIEVGELVTMKASINFTGRTSMVVGLRVDSENIRTGETKHCNSSYFTMVAKDDDGKSTPVPGIILTTKDEVRRFARSITRQNEGRNRTSRFHSKVFKVDEYIHLLEESNAKIDLK, encoded by the coding sequence ATGACTAAACAATTTAAATACATTAAAGAATCGCAAGTAAAGATTATGGAGTTAATGAAACCATCCAACTCTAATTTTAGTGGTAAAATTCATGGAGGTTATATTTTAAATTTGATGGATCAAATTGCTTTTGCTTGTGCTTCTAAACATTCTGGAAATTACTGTGTAACAGCTTCTGTAAATAAAGTAGATTTTTTAAATCCTATTGAAGTTGGTGAGTTGGTTACCATGAAAGCTTCTATTAATTTTACTGGTAGAACCTCTATGGTAGTTGGTTTACGTGTAGATTCTGAAAACATTAGAACTGGAGAAACAAAACATTGTAATTCTTCTTATTTTACAATGGTAGCAAAAGATGATGATGGAAAAAGTACTCCAGTACCAGGTATTATCTTAACAACAAAAGACGAAGTAAGACGTTTTGCCAGAAGTATTACTAGACAAAATGAAGGAAGAAATAGAACATCTCGTTTTCATAGTAAAGTTTTTAAAGTAGATGAATACATTCACTTATTAGAAGAAAGCAATGCTAAAATTGACTTAAAATAA
- a CDS encoding TrkH family potassium uptake protein, translated as MNFAYKKIYKIAFWASVLGLFAFIFHFGFDQSILVQQIIDGFYFVVIALGLMATFVRYFASPHLLKRNVAVFDLLSVVYSLGIFYMYLFVGEAFQTDLVLENPLWLVLAVILSFIREFSELKLNLKRIYLNPAQLFILSFLIIIFLGSLLLMLPKATHSGLSFINALFTSASAVCVTGLSVVDTGTYFTVFGQSIILVLIQIGGLGILTFASYFSYFFKGGSTYENQLTLSEMTNSQRIGGVFNTLKNIIVITATVELSAALLIYISLGDQLITNFADKSFFSIFHAISAFCNAGFSTLSNSIYQVGFRFNYPLQLVIIATFFLGSLGFPIVVNLLNYLKHVILNFFKFQSYRKRYKPWILKINSRINLITTLSLTSIAFILFFIIEYHNTLEEHSLFGKMVNALFIATTPRTAGFNSVDLNALASPTIMITFLLMWIGASPASTGGGIKTSTFAIAILNILSLAKGKNRIEVYRREIADISVKRAFATIALSLIIIGLGVMLITIFNPELKLLNIAFESFSAYSTVGLSLGITASLGTASKIVVIAIMFIGRVSMLSIMVAVFKKIKHKNYRYPSEEITIN; from the coding sequence ATGAATTTTGCTTACAAAAAAATATATAAAATTGCATTTTGGGCAAGTGTTTTAGGACTGTTTGCCTTTATATTTCATTTTGGTTTTGATCAAAGTATATTAGTACAACAAATTATAGATGGGTTCTATTTTGTTGTAATTGCTTTAGGTTTAATGGCTACTTTTGTAAGATATTTTGCGAGTCCGCATCTCTTAAAAAGAAATGTAGCAGTATTTGATTTACTTTCTGTGGTGTATTCGTTAGGCATCTTTTATATGTATTTATTTGTAGGAGAAGCTTTTCAAACAGATTTAGTTTTAGAAAATCCGTTGTGGCTTGTTTTAGCTGTTATTTTATCATTTATTAGAGAATTTTCTGAACTGAAATTAAATTTGAAAAGAATTTACTTGAATCCTGCTCAGTTATTTATTTTAAGTTTTTTAATCATTATTTTTTTAGGTAGTTTATTGTTAATGTTGCCAAAAGCAACACACAGTGGTTTGTCTTTTATAAATGCTTTATTTACGTCTGCAAGTGCTGTTTGTGTTACCGGTTTATCTGTGGTAGATACAGGAACTTATTTTACAGTATTTGGTCAATCTATTATCCTTGTTCTTATTCAAATTGGTGGTTTAGGTATTTTAACTTTTGCCAGTTATTTTAGTTATTTTTTTAAAGGAGGTAGTACTTATGAAAATCAACTAACTTTAAGTGAAATGACAAACTCACAAAGAATTGGTGGAGTTTTTAATACCTTAAAAAATATTATTGTAATTACTGCAACGGTAGAGTTAAGTGCAGCTTTGCTTATTTATATTTCTTTAGGAGATCAATTAATTACCAATTTTGCAGACAAATCATTTTTCTCCATTTTTCATGCTATTTCTGCTTTTTGTAACGCTGGTTTTTCTACATTAAGTAATAGTATTTACCAAGTTGGTTTTCGTTTTAATTACCCGCTACAACTGGTTATTATTGCTACTTTTTTTTTAGGTAGTTTAGGGTTTCCTATTGTTGTAAATCTTTTAAATTATTTAAAACACGTAATTTTAAATTTTTTTAAATTTCAATCTTACAGAAAAAGGTATAAACCTTGGATTTTAAAAATTAATAGCCGCATTAACTTAATAACCACTTTATCACTTACCTCTATTGCATTTATACTTTTCTTTATTATAGAATACCACAATACTTTAGAAGAACACTCTCTTTTTGGAAAAATGGTAAATGCTTTATTTATTGCTACAACACCAAGAACGGCAGGCTTTAACTCTGTAGACCTAAATGCTTTGGCATCACCTACCATAATGATTACTTTTTTATTAATGTGGATTGGGGCTTCTCCTGCATCCACCGGAGGTGGAATTAAAACCAGTACTTTTGCCATTGCAATTTTAAATATATTAAGTCTTGCAAAAGGTAAAAATAGAATAGAAGTATATCGAAGAGAAATTGCCGATATTTCGGTAAAAAGAGCATTTGCCACTATAGCACTTTCATTAATTATAATAGGTTTGGGAGTTATGCTTATTACCATATTTAACCCCGAATTAAAATTATTAAACATCGCTTTCGAAAGTTTTTCTGCATATAGTACCGTAGGGTTAAGTTTAGGTATTACAGCAAGTCTGGGTACGGCAAGTAAAATAGTTGTAATTGCTATTATGTTTATTGGAAGAGTAAGTATGCTTTCTATAATGGTAGCGGTTTTCAAAAAAATTAAACATAAAAATTATCGCTATCCAAGCGAAGAAATAACAATAAACTAA
- the guaB gene encoding IMP dehydrogenase produces the protein MTAHNNKILGEGLTYDDVLLVPAFSEVLPREVSIQTKFTRNITINVPIASAAMDTVTESALAIAIAREGGIGVLHKNMTIEQQAKEVRKVKRAESGMIIDPVTLPLTAVVSEAKANMKEHGIGGIPIVDDNGILKGIVTNRDLRFEHDSQRPIVDVMTSENLVTAAVGTSLSDAEKILQNYKIEKLLIVDEDYKLKGLITFRDITKVTQKPIANKDSFGRLRVAAALGVTADAVDRAEALVNAGVDAVIIDTAHGHTKGVVTVLKAVKAKFPELDVVVGNIATGAAAKYLVEAGADAVKVGIGPGSICTTRIVAGVGFPQFSAVLEVAAAIKGSGVPVIADGGIRYTGDIPKALAAGADSVMLGSLLAGTKESPGETIIYEGRKFKSYRGMGSVEAMKQGSKDRYFQDVEDDLKKLVPEGIVGRVPYKGELSESIHQFIGGLRAGMGYCGAKDIETLKETGRFVRITASGINESHPHDVVITKESPNYSRR, from the coding sequence ATGACAGCACACAACAACAAAATTTTAGGAGAAGGGTTAACATACGATGACGTTCTTTTAGTCCCAGCCTTTTCCGAAGTACTTCCAAGAGAAGTAAGTATTCAAACAAAATTTACAAGAAATATTACAATCAACGTTCCTATTGCATCAGCAGCAATGGATACCGTTACAGAATCTGCATTGGCTATTGCTATTGCAAGAGAAGGCGGTATTGGTGTTTTACATAAAAACATGACTATTGAGCAACAAGCCAAAGAAGTTAGAAAAGTAAAACGTGCAGAAAGCGGAATGATTATAGATCCGGTTACTTTGCCTTTAACTGCTGTAGTTTCTGAAGCGAAAGCAAACATGAAAGAACATGGTATTGGAGGAATTCCTATTGTTGATGACAACGGTATTTTAAAAGGAATTGTTACCAATAGAGATTTGCGTTTTGAGCATGATAGCCAAAGACCAATTGTAGATGTAATGACTAGCGAAAATCTAGTAACTGCAGCTGTTGGAACTTCTTTAAGCGATGCAGAAAAAATTCTTCAGAATTATAAAATAGAAAAGCTTTTAATTGTTGATGAAGATTACAAATTAAAAGGATTAATTACTTTTAGAGATATTACCAAAGTAACTCAAAAGCCAATTGCTAACAAAGATTCTTTTGGTAGATTAAGAGTTGCAGCTGCTTTAGGTGTTACTGCAGATGCAGTAGATAGAGCAGAAGCTTTAGTAAATGCAGGCGTAGATGCTGTAATTATAGATACCGCTCACGGACATACAAAAGGTGTGGTAACGGTTTTAAAAGCAGTAAAAGCTAAGTTTCCAGAATTAGATGTAGTTGTTGGTAATATAGCAACAGGTGCAGCAGCTAAATATTTAGTAGAAGCAGGAGCAGATGCCGTAAAAGTTGGTATTGGACCAGGTTCTATTTGTACTACCAGAATTGTTGCAGGAGTTGGTTTTCCTCAGTTTTCTGCAGTATTAGAAGTTGCCGCAGCTATTAAAGGAAGTGGCGTACCAGTAATTGCAGATGGTGGAATTCGTTATACAGGAGATATTCCTAAAGCATTGGCTGCCGGAGCAGATTCTGTAATGTTAGGTTCTTTATTAGCCGGTACAAAAGAGTCTCCAGGAGAAACTATTATTTACGAAGGAAGAAAATTTAAGTCTTATAGAGGTATGGGATCTGTAGAAGCGATGAAACAAGGTTCTAAAGATAGATATTTTCAAGATGTAGAAGATGATCTTAAAAAACTAGTTCCAGAAGGTATTGTAGGTCGTGTTCCTTATAAAGGAGAATTATCTGAAAGTATTCACCAATTTATTGGAGGTTTACGTGCAGGAATGGGATATTGTGGAGCAAAAGATATAGAAACATTAAAAGAAACAGGACGATTTGTAAGAATTACCGCAAGCGGAATTAATGAAAGTCACCCTCATGATGTTGTTATTACTAAAGAATCGCCTAATTATAGTAGAAGATAA
- a CDS encoding AraC family transcriptional regulator gives MKTNVIYIKNMVCPRCIDVVKEICEDLKISVKDIQLGKLESNLEINNTLKLLLSARLKERGFELLEDKSQKMITQIKALIVAQIHHSKEPLTINFSDYIADKLQHEYASLSRLFSSVEGITIEKFILKQKIEHVKELLFYKEYTLSEIAFQMNYSSVAHLSAQFKKETGMSPSQFKKMKDPNHQPLDSL, from the coding sequence ATGAAAACAAACGTTATTTACATTAAAAACATGGTTTGCCCACGTTGTATTGACGTGGTAAAAGAAATTTGTGAAGATTTAAAAATATCTGTTAAGGATATTCAATTAGGTAAATTAGAAAGTAATTTAGAAATAAATAATACGCTAAAATTATTGTTGAGTGCACGTTTAAAGGAAAGAGGTTTTGAACTTTTAGAAGATAAAAGTCAAAAAATGATTACTCAGATAAAAGCGTTAATTGTAGCTCAAATTCATCATTCTAAAGAACCTTTAACCATTAATTTTTCTGATTATATTGCTGATAAATTACAACATGAATATGCTTCTCTTAGCAGACTTTTTTCTTCTGTAGAAGGAATTACTATTGAGAAATTTATTTTAAAGCAAAAAATAGAACACGTAAAAGAACTTCTTTTTTACAAAGAATATACGTTATCGGAAATTGCCTTTCAAATGAATTATAGCAGTGTGGCACACCTTTCTGCTCAGTTTAAAAAAGAAACAGGCATGTCTCCTTCTCAGTTTAAAAAGATGAAAGACCCCAATCATCAACCGTTAGATAGTCTTTAA